In Garra rufa chromosome 15, GarRuf1.0, whole genome shotgun sequence, a single genomic region encodes these proteins:
- the csde1 gene encoding cold shock domain-containing protein E1 isoform X1, which produces MEASDTPVAAPTPSTSSQPIPRSASVSCHTSRASGGKKQKRTPLYQRSMSFDPSLLHNNGHGGFANGTSMGIRETGVVEKLLASYGFIQCSERQARLFFHCSQYNGNLQELKIGDDVEFEVSSDRRTGKPIAVKLVKIKAEMLPEERISGQVGPDLHASPLTVLHGFIHPVVSAIPSHLDGKSAPGQVPTGSVCYERNGEVFYLTYTPEDVEGNVTLDTGDKVSFYMETNKHTGAVSAHNIVLVKKKQSRCQGVVCATKEAFGFIERGDVVKEIFFHYSEFKGDLEALQAGDDVEFTIKERNGKEVATDVRLLPQGTVIFEDISIETFEGTVNKVIPKVPTKNQNDPLPGRISARINFTDKELLFGEKDTKSKVTLLEGDHVQFNISTDRRDKLERATNIDILPDTFHFTKETREMGVIAAMRDGFGFIKCVDRDARMFFHFSEVLEESQLHISDEVEFTVVPDMLSAQRNHAVRIKKLPKGTVSFHTQSELRFVGVVEKEAVPATSNKNSSPSKAKEKDAEEGLIAYEESGVKTTLPYHLKDLEGGAYPQLGDKVEFSISEVKRTGQQSAVSLKILNRAVGTKRLLGYIATLKDNFGFIETANHDQEIFFHYSEVCGDVDNMDLGDTVEYTLSKGKGNKISAEKVTKVAAVNGVGEDVSTTVFLGKVVRPLRSVDPSQTDYQGLIEITEEGANKGQSYPFGIVGMANKGDCLQKGEMVKFQLCTVTQTGQNMACNIVPQRKALVECVKDQFGFITYEVGESKKLFFHVKEVQDGLELQAGDEVEFSVILNQRTGKCSACNVRRVSEGPKPVATPRPDRLVNRLKSITLDDSNAPRLVIIRQPRGPDNSKGFNVERKSHQPGVTD; this is translated from the exons ATGGAGGCCTCTGATACCCCTGTTGCTGCCCCCACCCCCTCCACTTCAAGCCAGCCAATCCCCCGCTCTGCCTCAGTCTCATGCCATACCTCTCGCGCATCAGGGGGCAAAAAGCAAAAGCGGACCCCCTTGTATCAGCGATCT ATGAGTTTTGACCCCAGTCTGCTGCATAATAATGGCCATGGTGGCTTTGCCAATGGAACGAGCATGGGAATTCGTGAGACAGGAGTGGTTGAAAAGCTGCTAGCATCATACGGCTTCATTCAGTGCTCTGAAAGACAGGCCCGCCTCTTCTTCCACTGTTCTCAGTACAACGGTAACCTTCAGGAGCTTAAGATTGGAG ATGATGTGGAGTTTGAGGTGTCGTCTGATAGACGCACTGGCAAACCAATTGCAGTGAAGCTGGTAAAAATCAAGGCAGAAATGTTGCCAGAAGAACGAATTTCTGGGCAGGTGGGGCCTGACTTGCACGCCTCTCCTTTAACTGTGCTGCATGGTTTTATTCATCCA GTAGTGTCGGCTATCCCTTCTCACTTGGACGGGAAGTCTGCACCTGGCCAAGTGCCCACAGGCAGCGTGTGTTATGAGAGGAACGGG GAAGTGTTTTATTTGACCTACACCCCTGAGGATGTTGAAGGAAATGTTACATTAGATACTGGAGATAAAGTCAGTTTTTACATGGAGACCAACAAGCA tACTGGTGCTGTTAGTGCTCACAACATTGTATTGGTAAAGAAGAAACAGTCAAGATGTCAGGGAGTTGTTTGTGCAACCAAG GAGGCCTTTGGATTCATTGAACGAGGGGATGTTGTGAAGGAGATCTTTTTCCACTACAGTGAGTTTAAAGGAGATCTAGAGGCTCTACAAGCTGGAGATGATGTGGAATTCACCATTAAAGAAAGAAAC GGCAAGGAAGTGGCCACAGATGTGAGACTGTTGCCTCAGGGCACTGTTATATTTGAGGACATCAGTATTGAGACTTTCGAGGGCACTGTCAACAAGGTTATTCCCAAGGTCCCCACCAAGAATCAG AACGACCCGCTGCCTGGGCGAATCAGTGCCAGAATTAATTTCACTGACAAAGAGCTGCTATTCGGGGAGAAGGACACCAAGTCCAAAGTGACGCTGCTGGAGGGTGACCATGTCCAGTTCAATATATCCACTGACCGTCGGGACAAACTGGAGAGAGCGACAAATATCGACATCCTCCCTGACACCTTCCATTTCACAAAGGAGACCCGCGAAATG GGTGTGATAGCTGCCATGCGGGATGGTTTTGGCTTCATTAAATGTGTGGACCGTGATGCCCGAATGTTCTTCCATTTCAGCGAGGTTCTGGAAGAGAGCCAACTGCACATTTCTGATGAAGTGGAGTTCACGGTTGTCCCT GACATGCTGTCAGCCCAAAGGAATCATGCCGTGCGGATCAAAAAGCTGCCCAAGGGCACAGTGTCGTTCCACACTCAATCTGAGCTGCGTTTTGTGGGGGTGGTAGAGAAAGAAGCAGTGCCTGCAACCTCTAACAAGAACTCCAGCCCCAGCAAAGCCAAAGAAAAG GATGCAGAGGAAGGCCTGATTGCATATGAAGAAAGTGGAGTGAAGACCACTCTTCCCTACCATCTTAAAGACCTGGAGGGTGGTGCTTACCCACAACTTGGAGACAAG GTGGAGTTCTCCATCAGTGAGGTAAAACGCACTGGACAGCAAAGCGCTGTGTCCCTCAAGATTCTTAATCGTGCTGTTGGCACCAAGAGGCTTCTGGGATACATAGCGACTCTGAAGGATAACTTCGGTTTCATAGAAACAGCCAATCATGATCAGGAGATCTTCTTTCACTACAG TGAGGTTTGTGGGGATGTGGATAACATGGACCTGGGGGATACAGTGGAGTACACTCTCTCCAAGGGCAAAGGAAACAAAATCAGTGCAGAGAAGGTCACCAAAGTTGCAGCTG TGAATGGAGTAGGAGAGGATGTGAGTACTACAGTGTTCCTGGGGAAAGTGGTTCGGCCCTTGCGCAGTGTGGACCCCTCTCAGACTGATTACCAAGGCCTTATTGAGATTACAGAGGAAG GAGCTAATAAGGGTCAGAGTTATCCATTCGGCATCGTTGGTATGGCCAATAAAGGTGACTGTCTGCAAAAGGGTGAGATGGTGAAGTTTCAGTTGTGTACAGTGACTCAGACAGGACAAAACATGGCCTGTAACATTGTGCCTCAACGTAAAGCCCTGGTGGAGTGCGTCAAAGATCAG TTTGGTTTCATCACATACGAAGTTGGAGAGAGCAAGAAGCTGTTTTTCCATGTCAAGGAGGTGCAGGATGGTCTGGAGCTTCAGGCCGGTGATGAAGTAGAGTTTTCGGTCATCCTGAACCAACGCACAGGCAAATGCAGTGCATGCAATGTTCGCAGAGTCAG tgagGGTCCAAAACCAGTAGCTACACCTCGACCTGACAGACTGGTCAATCGTTTGAAGAGCATCACTCTTGATGACTCCAATGCCCCCCGTCTTGTCATTATCAGACAGCCTCGTGGCCCAGACAATTCAAAG GGCTTCAATGTAGAGAGAAAATCCCACCAACCTGGTGTTACTGACTGA
- the csde1 gene encoding cold shock domain-containing protein E1 isoform X2: MGSPWKGFVEFTLPASPPAAFVSADLNSTSPVGLSLSPYGRSMSFDPSLLHNNGHGGFANGTSMGIRETGVVEKLLASYGFIQCSERQARLFFHCSQYNGNLQELKIGDDVEFEVSSDRRTGKPIAVKLVKIKAEMLPEERISGQVGPDLHASPLTVLHGFIHPVVSAIPSHLDGKSAPGQVPTGSVCYERNGEVFYLTYTPEDVEGNVTLDTGDKVSFYMETNKHTGAVSAHNIVLVKKKQSRCQGVVCATKEAFGFIERGDVVKEIFFHYSEFKGDLEALQAGDDVEFTIKERNGKEVATDVRLLPQGTVIFEDISIETFEGTVNKVIPKVPTKNQNDPLPGRISARINFTDKELLFGEKDTKSKVTLLEGDHVQFNISTDRRDKLERATNIDILPDTFHFTKETREMGVIAAMRDGFGFIKCVDRDARMFFHFSEVLEESQLHISDEVEFTVVPDMLSAQRNHAVRIKKLPKGTVSFHTQSELRFVGVVEKEAVPATSNKNSSPSKAKEKDAEEGLIAYEESGVKTTLPYHLKDLEGGAYPQLGDKVEFSISEVKRTGQQSAVSLKILNRAVGTKRLLGYIATLKDNFGFIETANHDQEIFFHYSEVCGDVDNMDLGDTVEYTLSKGKGNKISAEKVTKVAAVNGVGEDVSTTVFLGKVVRPLRSVDPSQTDYQGLIEITEEGANKGQSYPFGIVGMANKGDCLQKGEMVKFQLCTVTQTGQNMACNIVPQRKALVECVKDQFGFITYEVGESKKLFFHVKEVQDGLELQAGDEVEFSVILNQRTGKCSACNVRRVSEGPKPVATPRPDRLVNRLKSITLDDSNAPRLVIIRQPRGPDNSKGFNVERKSHQPGVTD; this comes from the exons ATGGGTAGTCCCTGGAAAGGTTTTGTCGAGTTTACCTTGCCGGCGTCGCCACCTGCAGCGTTCGTTAGCGCTGACCTGAACAGCACCTCGCCCGTCGGGCTCAGCCTGTCACCCTACGGCCGATCT ATGAGTTTTGACCCCAGTCTGCTGCATAATAATGGCCATGGTGGCTTTGCCAATGGAACGAGCATGGGAATTCGTGAGACAGGAGTGGTTGAAAAGCTGCTAGCATCATACGGCTTCATTCAGTGCTCTGAAAGACAGGCCCGCCTCTTCTTCCACTGTTCTCAGTACAACGGTAACCTTCAGGAGCTTAAGATTGGAG ATGATGTGGAGTTTGAGGTGTCGTCTGATAGACGCACTGGCAAACCAATTGCAGTGAAGCTGGTAAAAATCAAGGCAGAAATGTTGCCAGAAGAACGAATTTCTGGGCAGGTGGGGCCTGACTTGCACGCCTCTCCTTTAACTGTGCTGCATGGTTTTATTCATCCA GTAGTGTCGGCTATCCCTTCTCACTTGGACGGGAAGTCTGCACCTGGCCAAGTGCCCACAGGCAGCGTGTGTTATGAGAGGAACGGG GAAGTGTTTTATTTGACCTACACCCCTGAGGATGTTGAAGGAAATGTTACATTAGATACTGGAGATAAAGTCAGTTTTTACATGGAGACCAACAAGCA tACTGGTGCTGTTAGTGCTCACAACATTGTATTGGTAAAGAAGAAACAGTCAAGATGTCAGGGAGTTGTTTGTGCAACCAAG GAGGCCTTTGGATTCATTGAACGAGGGGATGTTGTGAAGGAGATCTTTTTCCACTACAGTGAGTTTAAAGGAGATCTAGAGGCTCTACAAGCTGGAGATGATGTGGAATTCACCATTAAAGAAAGAAAC GGCAAGGAAGTGGCCACAGATGTGAGACTGTTGCCTCAGGGCACTGTTATATTTGAGGACATCAGTATTGAGACTTTCGAGGGCACTGTCAACAAGGTTATTCCCAAGGTCCCCACCAAGAATCAG AACGACCCGCTGCCTGGGCGAATCAGTGCCAGAATTAATTTCACTGACAAAGAGCTGCTATTCGGGGAGAAGGACACCAAGTCCAAAGTGACGCTGCTGGAGGGTGACCATGTCCAGTTCAATATATCCACTGACCGTCGGGACAAACTGGAGAGAGCGACAAATATCGACATCCTCCCTGACACCTTCCATTTCACAAAGGAGACCCGCGAAATG GGTGTGATAGCTGCCATGCGGGATGGTTTTGGCTTCATTAAATGTGTGGACCGTGATGCCCGAATGTTCTTCCATTTCAGCGAGGTTCTGGAAGAGAGCCAACTGCACATTTCTGATGAAGTGGAGTTCACGGTTGTCCCT GACATGCTGTCAGCCCAAAGGAATCATGCCGTGCGGATCAAAAAGCTGCCCAAGGGCACAGTGTCGTTCCACACTCAATCTGAGCTGCGTTTTGTGGGGGTGGTAGAGAAAGAAGCAGTGCCTGCAACCTCTAACAAGAACTCCAGCCCCAGCAAAGCCAAAGAAAAG GATGCAGAGGAAGGCCTGATTGCATATGAAGAAAGTGGAGTGAAGACCACTCTTCCCTACCATCTTAAAGACCTGGAGGGTGGTGCTTACCCACAACTTGGAGACAAG GTGGAGTTCTCCATCAGTGAGGTAAAACGCACTGGACAGCAAAGCGCTGTGTCCCTCAAGATTCTTAATCGTGCTGTTGGCACCAAGAGGCTTCTGGGATACATAGCGACTCTGAAGGATAACTTCGGTTTCATAGAAACAGCCAATCATGATCAGGAGATCTTCTTTCACTACAG TGAGGTTTGTGGGGATGTGGATAACATGGACCTGGGGGATACAGTGGAGTACACTCTCTCCAAGGGCAAAGGAAACAAAATCAGTGCAGAGAAGGTCACCAAAGTTGCAGCTG TGAATGGAGTAGGAGAGGATGTGAGTACTACAGTGTTCCTGGGGAAAGTGGTTCGGCCCTTGCGCAGTGTGGACCCCTCTCAGACTGATTACCAAGGCCTTATTGAGATTACAGAGGAAG GAGCTAATAAGGGTCAGAGTTATCCATTCGGCATCGTTGGTATGGCCAATAAAGGTGACTGTCTGCAAAAGGGTGAGATGGTGAAGTTTCAGTTGTGTACAGTGACTCAGACAGGACAAAACATGGCCTGTAACATTGTGCCTCAACGTAAAGCCCTGGTGGAGTGCGTCAAAGATCAG TTTGGTTTCATCACATACGAAGTTGGAGAGAGCAAGAAGCTGTTTTTCCATGTCAAGGAGGTGCAGGATGGTCTGGAGCTTCAGGCCGGTGATGAAGTAGAGTTTTCGGTCATCCTGAACCAACGCACAGGCAAATGCAGTGCATGCAATGTTCGCAGAGTCAG tgagGGTCCAAAACCAGTAGCTACACCTCGACCTGACAGACTGGTCAATCGTTTGAAGAGCATCACTCTTGATGACTCCAATGCCCCCCGTCTTGTCATTATCAGACAGCCTCGTGGCCCAGACAATTCAAAG GGCTTCAATGTAGAGAGAAAATCCCACCAACCTGGTGTTACTGACTGA
- the csde1 gene encoding cold shock domain-containing protein E1 isoform X3: MEASDTPVAAPTPSTSSQPIPRSASVSCHTSRASGGKKQKRTPLYQRSMSFDPSLLHNNGHGGFANGTSMGIRETGVVEKLLASYGFIQCSERQARLFFHCSQYNGNLQELKIGDDVEFEVSSDRRTGKPIAVKLVKIKAEMLPEERISGQVVSAIPSHLDGKSAPGQVPTGSVCYERNGEVFYLTYTPEDVEGNVTLDTGDKVSFYMETNKHTGAVSAHNIVLVKKKQSRCQGVVCATKEAFGFIERGDVVKEIFFHYSEFKGDLEALQAGDDVEFTIKERNGKEVATDVRLLPQGTVIFEDISIETFEGTVNKVIPKVPTKNQNDPLPGRISARINFTDKELLFGEKDTKSKVTLLEGDHVQFNISTDRRDKLERATNIDILPDTFHFTKETREMGVIAAMRDGFGFIKCVDRDARMFFHFSEVLEESQLHISDEVEFTVVPDMLSAQRNHAVRIKKLPKGTVSFHTQSELRFVGVVEKEAVPATSNKNSSPSKAKEKDAEEGLIAYEESGVKTTLPYHLKDLEGGAYPQLGDKVEFSISEVKRTGQQSAVSLKILNRAVGTKRLLGYIATLKDNFGFIETANHDQEIFFHYSEVCGDVDNMDLGDTVEYTLSKGKGNKISAEKVTKVAAVNGVGEDVSTTVFLGKVVRPLRSVDPSQTDYQGLIEITEEGANKGQSYPFGIVGMANKGDCLQKGEMVKFQLCTVTQTGQNMACNIVPQRKALVECVKDQFGFITYEVGESKKLFFHVKEVQDGLELQAGDEVEFSVILNQRTGKCSACNVRRVSEGPKPVATPRPDRLVNRLKSITLDDSNAPRLVIIRQPRGPDNSKGFNVERKSHQPGVTD; the protein is encoded by the exons ATGGAGGCCTCTGATACCCCTGTTGCTGCCCCCACCCCCTCCACTTCAAGCCAGCCAATCCCCCGCTCTGCCTCAGTCTCATGCCATACCTCTCGCGCATCAGGGGGCAAAAAGCAAAAGCGGACCCCCTTGTATCAGCGATCT ATGAGTTTTGACCCCAGTCTGCTGCATAATAATGGCCATGGTGGCTTTGCCAATGGAACGAGCATGGGAATTCGTGAGACAGGAGTGGTTGAAAAGCTGCTAGCATCATACGGCTTCATTCAGTGCTCTGAAAGACAGGCCCGCCTCTTCTTCCACTGTTCTCAGTACAACGGTAACCTTCAGGAGCTTAAGATTGGAG ATGATGTGGAGTTTGAGGTGTCGTCTGATAGACGCACTGGCAAACCAATTGCAGTGAAGCTGGTAAAAATCAAGGCAGAAATGTTGCCAGAAGAACGAATTTCTGGGCAG GTAGTGTCGGCTATCCCTTCTCACTTGGACGGGAAGTCTGCACCTGGCCAAGTGCCCACAGGCAGCGTGTGTTATGAGAGGAACGGG GAAGTGTTTTATTTGACCTACACCCCTGAGGATGTTGAAGGAAATGTTACATTAGATACTGGAGATAAAGTCAGTTTTTACATGGAGACCAACAAGCA tACTGGTGCTGTTAGTGCTCACAACATTGTATTGGTAAAGAAGAAACAGTCAAGATGTCAGGGAGTTGTTTGTGCAACCAAG GAGGCCTTTGGATTCATTGAACGAGGGGATGTTGTGAAGGAGATCTTTTTCCACTACAGTGAGTTTAAAGGAGATCTAGAGGCTCTACAAGCTGGAGATGATGTGGAATTCACCATTAAAGAAAGAAAC GGCAAGGAAGTGGCCACAGATGTGAGACTGTTGCCTCAGGGCACTGTTATATTTGAGGACATCAGTATTGAGACTTTCGAGGGCACTGTCAACAAGGTTATTCCCAAGGTCCCCACCAAGAATCAG AACGACCCGCTGCCTGGGCGAATCAGTGCCAGAATTAATTTCACTGACAAAGAGCTGCTATTCGGGGAGAAGGACACCAAGTCCAAAGTGACGCTGCTGGAGGGTGACCATGTCCAGTTCAATATATCCACTGACCGTCGGGACAAACTGGAGAGAGCGACAAATATCGACATCCTCCCTGACACCTTCCATTTCACAAAGGAGACCCGCGAAATG GGTGTGATAGCTGCCATGCGGGATGGTTTTGGCTTCATTAAATGTGTGGACCGTGATGCCCGAATGTTCTTCCATTTCAGCGAGGTTCTGGAAGAGAGCCAACTGCACATTTCTGATGAAGTGGAGTTCACGGTTGTCCCT GACATGCTGTCAGCCCAAAGGAATCATGCCGTGCGGATCAAAAAGCTGCCCAAGGGCACAGTGTCGTTCCACACTCAATCTGAGCTGCGTTTTGTGGGGGTGGTAGAGAAAGAAGCAGTGCCTGCAACCTCTAACAAGAACTCCAGCCCCAGCAAAGCCAAAGAAAAG GATGCAGAGGAAGGCCTGATTGCATATGAAGAAAGTGGAGTGAAGACCACTCTTCCCTACCATCTTAAAGACCTGGAGGGTGGTGCTTACCCACAACTTGGAGACAAG GTGGAGTTCTCCATCAGTGAGGTAAAACGCACTGGACAGCAAAGCGCTGTGTCCCTCAAGATTCTTAATCGTGCTGTTGGCACCAAGAGGCTTCTGGGATACATAGCGACTCTGAAGGATAACTTCGGTTTCATAGAAACAGCCAATCATGATCAGGAGATCTTCTTTCACTACAG TGAGGTTTGTGGGGATGTGGATAACATGGACCTGGGGGATACAGTGGAGTACACTCTCTCCAAGGGCAAAGGAAACAAAATCAGTGCAGAGAAGGTCACCAAAGTTGCAGCTG TGAATGGAGTAGGAGAGGATGTGAGTACTACAGTGTTCCTGGGGAAAGTGGTTCGGCCCTTGCGCAGTGTGGACCCCTCTCAGACTGATTACCAAGGCCTTATTGAGATTACAGAGGAAG GAGCTAATAAGGGTCAGAGTTATCCATTCGGCATCGTTGGTATGGCCAATAAAGGTGACTGTCTGCAAAAGGGTGAGATGGTGAAGTTTCAGTTGTGTACAGTGACTCAGACAGGACAAAACATGGCCTGTAACATTGTGCCTCAACGTAAAGCCCTGGTGGAGTGCGTCAAAGATCAG TTTGGTTTCATCACATACGAAGTTGGAGAGAGCAAGAAGCTGTTTTTCCATGTCAAGGAGGTGCAGGATGGTCTGGAGCTTCAGGCCGGTGATGAAGTAGAGTTTTCGGTCATCCTGAACCAACGCACAGGCAAATGCAGTGCATGCAATGTTCGCAGAGTCAG tgagGGTCCAAAACCAGTAGCTACACCTCGACCTGACAGACTGGTCAATCGTTTGAAGAGCATCACTCTTGATGACTCCAATGCCCCCCGTCTTGTCATTATCAGACAGCCTCGTGGCCCAGACAATTCAAAG GGCTTCAATGTAGAGAGAAAATCCCACCAACCTGGTGTTACTGACTGA
- the csde1 gene encoding cold shock domain-containing protein E1 isoform X4, whose product MSFDPSLLHNNGHGGFANGTSMGIRETGVVEKLLASYGFIQCSERQARLFFHCSQYNGNLQELKIGDDVEFEVSSDRRTGKPIAVKLVKIKAEMLPEERISGQVGPDLHASPLTVLHGFIHPVVSAIPSHLDGKSAPGQVPTGSVCYERNGEVFYLTYTPEDVEGNVTLDTGDKVSFYMETNKHTGAVSAHNIVLVKKKQSRCQGVVCATKEAFGFIERGDVVKEIFFHYSEFKGDLEALQAGDDVEFTIKERNGKEVATDVRLLPQGTVIFEDISIETFEGTVNKVIPKVPTKNQNDPLPGRISARINFTDKELLFGEKDTKSKVTLLEGDHVQFNISTDRRDKLERATNIDILPDTFHFTKETREMGVIAAMRDGFGFIKCVDRDARMFFHFSEVLEESQLHISDEVEFTVVPDMLSAQRNHAVRIKKLPKGTVSFHTQSELRFVGVVEKEAVPATSNKNSSPSKAKEKDAEEGLIAYEESGVKTTLPYHLKDLEGGAYPQLGDKVEFSISEVKRTGQQSAVSLKILNRAVGTKRLLGYIATLKDNFGFIETANHDQEIFFHYSEVCGDVDNMDLGDTVEYTLSKGKGNKISAEKVTKVAAVNGVGEDVSTTVFLGKVVRPLRSVDPSQTDYQGLIEITEEGANKGQSYPFGIVGMANKGDCLQKGEMVKFQLCTVTQTGQNMACNIVPQRKALVECVKDQFGFITYEVGESKKLFFHVKEVQDGLELQAGDEVEFSVILNQRTGKCSACNVRRVSEGPKPVATPRPDRLVNRLKSITLDDSNAPRLVIIRQPRGPDNSKGFNVERKSHQPGVTD is encoded by the exons ATGAGTTTTGACCCCAGTCTGCTGCATAATAATGGCCATGGTGGCTTTGCCAATGGAACGAGCATGGGAATTCGTGAGACAGGAGTGGTTGAAAAGCTGCTAGCATCATACGGCTTCATTCAGTGCTCTGAAAGACAGGCCCGCCTCTTCTTCCACTGTTCTCAGTACAACGGTAACCTTCAGGAGCTTAAGATTGGAG ATGATGTGGAGTTTGAGGTGTCGTCTGATAGACGCACTGGCAAACCAATTGCAGTGAAGCTGGTAAAAATCAAGGCAGAAATGTTGCCAGAAGAACGAATTTCTGGGCAGGTGGGGCCTGACTTGCACGCCTCTCCTTTAACTGTGCTGCATGGTTTTATTCATCCA GTAGTGTCGGCTATCCCTTCTCACTTGGACGGGAAGTCTGCACCTGGCCAAGTGCCCACAGGCAGCGTGTGTTATGAGAGGAACGGG GAAGTGTTTTATTTGACCTACACCCCTGAGGATGTTGAAGGAAATGTTACATTAGATACTGGAGATAAAGTCAGTTTTTACATGGAGACCAACAAGCA tACTGGTGCTGTTAGTGCTCACAACATTGTATTGGTAAAGAAGAAACAGTCAAGATGTCAGGGAGTTGTTTGTGCAACCAAG GAGGCCTTTGGATTCATTGAACGAGGGGATGTTGTGAAGGAGATCTTTTTCCACTACAGTGAGTTTAAAGGAGATCTAGAGGCTCTACAAGCTGGAGATGATGTGGAATTCACCATTAAAGAAAGAAAC GGCAAGGAAGTGGCCACAGATGTGAGACTGTTGCCTCAGGGCACTGTTATATTTGAGGACATCAGTATTGAGACTTTCGAGGGCACTGTCAACAAGGTTATTCCCAAGGTCCCCACCAAGAATCAG AACGACCCGCTGCCTGGGCGAATCAGTGCCAGAATTAATTTCACTGACAAAGAGCTGCTATTCGGGGAGAAGGACACCAAGTCCAAAGTGACGCTGCTGGAGGGTGACCATGTCCAGTTCAATATATCCACTGACCGTCGGGACAAACTGGAGAGAGCGACAAATATCGACATCCTCCCTGACACCTTCCATTTCACAAAGGAGACCCGCGAAATG GGTGTGATAGCTGCCATGCGGGATGGTTTTGGCTTCATTAAATGTGTGGACCGTGATGCCCGAATGTTCTTCCATTTCAGCGAGGTTCTGGAAGAGAGCCAACTGCACATTTCTGATGAAGTGGAGTTCACGGTTGTCCCT GACATGCTGTCAGCCCAAAGGAATCATGCCGTGCGGATCAAAAAGCTGCCCAAGGGCACAGTGTCGTTCCACACTCAATCTGAGCTGCGTTTTGTGGGGGTGGTAGAGAAAGAAGCAGTGCCTGCAACCTCTAACAAGAACTCCAGCCCCAGCAAAGCCAAAGAAAAG GATGCAGAGGAAGGCCTGATTGCATATGAAGAAAGTGGAGTGAAGACCACTCTTCCCTACCATCTTAAAGACCTGGAGGGTGGTGCTTACCCACAACTTGGAGACAAG GTGGAGTTCTCCATCAGTGAGGTAAAACGCACTGGACAGCAAAGCGCTGTGTCCCTCAAGATTCTTAATCGTGCTGTTGGCACCAAGAGGCTTCTGGGATACATAGCGACTCTGAAGGATAACTTCGGTTTCATAGAAACAGCCAATCATGATCAGGAGATCTTCTTTCACTACAG TGAGGTTTGTGGGGATGTGGATAACATGGACCTGGGGGATACAGTGGAGTACACTCTCTCCAAGGGCAAAGGAAACAAAATCAGTGCAGAGAAGGTCACCAAAGTTGCAGCTG TGAATGGAGTAGGAGAGGATGTGAGTACTACAGTGTTCCTGGGGAAAGTGGTTCGGCCCTTGCGCAGTGTGGACCCCTCTCAGACTGATTACCAAGGCCTTATTGAGATTACAGAGGAAG GAGCTAATAAGGGTCAGAGTTATCCATTCGGCATCGTTGGTATGGCCAATAAAGGTGACTGTCTGCAAAAGGGTGAGATGGTGAAGTTTCAGTTGTGTACAGTGACTCAGACAGGACAAAACATGGCCTGTAACATTGTGCCTCAACGTAAAGCCCTGGTGGAGTGCGTCAAAGATCAG TTTGGTTTCATCACATACGAAGTTGGAGAGAGCAAGAAGCTGTTTTTCCATGTCAAGGAGGTGCAGGATGGTCTGGAGCTTCAGGCCGGTGATGAAGTAGAGTTTTCGGTCATCCTGAACCAACGCACAGGCAAATGCAGTGCATGCAATGTTCGCAGAGTCAG tgagGGTCCAAAACCAGTAGCTACACCTCGACCTGACAGACTGGTCAATCGTTTGAAGAGCATCACTCTTGATGACTCCAATGCCCCCCGTCTTGTCATTATCAGACAGCCTCGTGGCCCAGACAATTCAAAG GGCTTCAATGTAGAGAGAAAATCCCACCAACCTGGTGTTACTGACTGA